The Hemitrygon akajei chromosome 23, sHemAka1.3, whole genome shotgun sequence genome includes a window with the following:
- the LOC140715194 gene encoding golgin subfamily A member 7B-like, with amino-acid sequence MAEVHNLQELRPSASLATKVFIQRDYTDGILCQFQSKFPPELESRVERHYFEETVKTLNSYYAEAEKIGGTSYFEGCLACVTAYVIFICMETRYEKVLKKISKYIQEQNEKIYAPRGLLITDPIERGLRVIEIAIYEDRCSSGSSSGSSSSSSCSGQ; translated from the exons ATGGCCGAG GTTCACAACCTACAGGAGCTGCGTCCAAGTGCTTCACTGGCCACCAAGGTCTTCATCCAGCGAGACTATACTGACGGGATTCTCTGCCAGTTCCAGTCCAAGTTCCCCCCGGAGCTGGAGAGCCGG GTGGAAAGGCACTATTTTGAGGAAACGGTGAAGACCTTGAACAGTTACTACGCTGAAGCGGAGAAAATTGGAGGGACATCCTACTTTGAAGGGTGCCTGGCCTGTGTCACTGCCTACGTCATCTTTATATGTATGGAGACGCGCTACGAGAAG GTTCTGAAGAAGATCTCTAAATACATTCAGGAACAAAACGAGAAGATCTACGCGCCCCGAGGGCTGTTGATCACGGACCCCATCGAGCGAGGACTACGGGTT ATCGAGATCGCGATCTACGAGGACCGGTGCAGCAGCGGGAGCAGCAGCGGCAGCAGTAGCAGCAGCAGCTGCAGCGGGCAGTGA